The proteins below are encoded in one region of Roseovarius bejariae:
- a CDS encoding c-type cytochrome has translation MRALGASCLILLLAALPAASQQFTTLKGHGGPVMGIAVNHATDQVATASFDNSVGLWQARTPTWLEGHDAAVNTVIFLGNGWLASAADDFSIFLWDLERAGHKRLEGHQGKVMGLALSPDYRTLASASWDGSIGIWPSEGGTPAFLQGHEGPVNAVAFGHDGRLFSASADGTVRIWNLETGNHRILIDQGFGINRIVLGPEDDWLAYGAVDGVTRVIDPVDGMELWDFSLDRRPILAMAHHAETGQLAVGDGHGYIMVIDTNDWQITRDFRAMQRGPVWALAFNATGENILAAGLSDVVYSWPVELLDAFEPAGGMERSFLRDPDDMPNGERQFMRKCSICHALTPPPSRKAGPSLYGLFGRKAGSLSDYAYSPTLENADIIWMDETIDALFDMGPDHYIPGSKMPMQRITAKSDRQDLITYLRKATATKEN, from the coding sequence ATGCGCGCTCTTGGTGCCAGTTGCCTCATCCTGCTGTTGGCCGCCCTTCCGGCGGCCAGTCAGCAATTCACGACCCTGAAGGGTCATGGTGGCCCGGTCATGGGGATTGCGGTGAACCATGCAACCGATCAGGTGGCCACGGCGAGTTTCGACAATTCCGTCGGCTTGTGGCAGGCTCGGACACCGACATGGCTGGAAGGCCATGATGCGGCGGTGAACACCGTTATATTCTTGGGCAATGGGTGGTTGGCCTCGGCCGCAGATGATTTCTCGATCTTTTTGTGGGATTTGGAGCGCGCCGGACACAAGCGCCTTGAGGGGCATCAAGGCAAGGTCATGGGCCTTGCACTGTCGCCCGACTACAGAACTCTGGCCTCGGCGAGTTGGGATGGCAGCATCGGTATCTGGCCCTCGGAGGGCGGTACCCCCGCCTTTCTTCAAGGGCATGAAGGGCCGGTCAACGCGGTTGCATTCGGACATGATGGGCGACTGTTCTCGGCATCCGCCGATGGCACGGTCCGCATTTGGAACCTCGAAACCGGCAATCATCGGATACTGATCGATCAGGGCTTCGGCATTAACCGGATCGTGCTTGGACCCGAAGATGACTGGCTGGCCTATGGCGCCGTGGACGGCGTGACAAGGGTGATTGATCCAGTGGATGGCATGGAACTTTGGGATTTCTCATTGGACCGGCGTCCGATTCTTGCCATGGCGCATCATGCGGAAACTGGGCAGTTGGCTGTGGGGGATGGGCATGGGTATATCATGGTGATCGACACCAACGACTGGCAGATCACCCGTGATTTTCGGGCCATGCAGCGTGGGCCGGTCTGGGCTCTTGCCTTTAATGCCACGGGTGAAAACATTCTCGCAGCGGGCCTGAGCGATGTCGTCTACTCGTGGCCCGTGGAACTTCTGGACGCATTCGAGCCTGCCGGTGGCATGGAGCGTAGCTTCCTGCGCGACCCTGATGACATGCCGAACGGAGAGCGGCAGTTCATGCGTAAATGTTCCATCTGTCATGCACTGACCCCGCCGCCATCCCGCAAGGCGGGACCGAGTCTTTATGGGCTTTTCGGTCGAAAGGCCGGTAGCTTGTCGGATTACGCCTATTCGCCAACCTTGGAAAATGCCGATATCATCTGGATGGACGAAACGATCGATGCCTTGTTCGATATGGGGCCCGATCACTATATTCCCGGGTCCAAGATGCCGATGCAGCGTATTACGGCCAAGAGCGACCGGCAGGATCTGATCACTTATCTACGCAAGGCAACGGCCACCAAGGAGAACTGA
- a CDS encoding DUF4178 domain-containing protein, giving the protein MTCGIVAWCFIRFRGTLSAMVNTTCPNCGNDAAPALESLRMTTCASCGTTLFIHDERMELAGEQGVMHEASMLFGLGDRVILPRGHFTALGHARYSYGRGVWDEFWGLDEEDMPCWLSVDEGDLVLQYALPTKRYPDVNRVPLLGHVFEWDYTRFTVSELDEASCVALRGSFQDVPEVGETYTFFNCTGDDMRLLSGEFWTGGQAWYIGHWHDPFEVRVERAA; this is encoded by the coding sequence ATGACCTGCGGCATAGTCGCGTGGTGTTTCATTCGGTTTCGCGGGACGCTTTCGGCCATGGTCAACACCACATGCCCCAACTGCGGCAACGATGCCGCACCCGCATTGGAGAGCCTGCGCATGACCACCTGCGCCTCTTGCGGGACCACGCTTTTCATTCACGACGAGCGTATGGAACTGGCCGGGGAACAGGGCGTCATGCATGAGGCGTCGATGTTGTTTGGCCTCGGCGACAGGGTGATCCTGCCCCGCGGTCACTTCACCGCCTTGGGGCATGCTCGCTATAGCTATGGGCGCGGGGTCTGGGATGAATTCTGGGGACTGGACGAGGAAGACATGCCTTGCTGGCTGAGTGTGGATGAGGGCGATCTTGTCTTGCAATATGCCCTCCCCACGAAACGATACCCCGATGTGAACAGGGTCCCCCTACTCGGTCATGTCTTTGAATGGGACTATACGCGGTTCACTGTCTCCGAGTTGGACGAAGCCAGTTGCGTCGCCCTGCGCGGATCATTTCAGGACGTTCCCGAGGTCGGCGAGACCTACACGTTTTTCAATTGCACAGGCGACGATATGCGCCTGCTGTCCGGTGAATTCTGGACAGGCGGTCAAGCATGGTACATCGGCCATTGGCACGATCCCTTCGAGGTCCGGGTGGAGCGCGCCGCATGA
- the fdh3B gene encoding formate dehydrogenase FDH3 subunit beta, with product MARAKFLCDAERCIECNACVTACKNEHEVPWGINRRRVVTIEDGKPGERSISVACMHCSDAPCMAVCPVDCFYQNEDGVVLHSKDLCIGCGYCFYACPFGAPQYPQAGNFGSRGKMDKCTFCAGGPEENHSQAEFQKYGRNRIAEGKLPICAEMCSTKALLAGDGDVVSAIYRERVVARGFGTGAWGWGTAYEQKGG from the coding sequence ATGGCTAGAGCTAAATTCCTCTGTGACGCCGAACGCTGCATTGAATGCAACGCTTGTGTCACTGCCTGTAAAAACGAGCATGAGGTGCCTTGGGGTATCAACCGCCGTCGAGTTGTCACCATCGAAGATGGCAAGCCCGGCGAACGGTCGATCTCGGTCGCCTGTATGCACTGTTCAGATGCACCCTGTATGGCGGTCTGTCCTGTAGACTGCTTTTACCAGAACGAGGATGGGGTGGTTCTGCACTCCAAAGACCTCTGTATCGGTTGCGGTTATTGCTTCTACGCGTGCCCCTTCGGCGCGCCGCAGTACCCGCAAGCAGGCAACTTTGGCAGCCGCGGCAAGATGGACAAATGCACCTTCTGCGCCGGCGGCCCCGAAGAAAACCACTCCCAAGCCGAGTTCCAGAAGTACGGGCGCAACCGGATCGCGGAAGGCAAACTGCCGATCTGCGCCGAGATGTGCTCGACCAAGGCACTTCTGGCCGGTGATGGCGACGTCGTGTCGGCGATCTACCGCGAGCGTGTCGTCGCGCGCGGGTTCGGCACCGGTGCCTGGGGCTGGGGAACCGCATATGAGCAAAAAGGCGGCTGA
- a CDS encoding formate dehydrogenase subunit gamma, with the protein MTRLLYTLILSLLLAAPVAAQEATDVPQTDRSATGGATTLEDILARQRGEKVDNSYRHNTADEAPAPETYAPGLGPLGGASDAEVWRDLRFNEANVKVSAGGEKAKVLVQDGGMAWLQFRQGPLTTYGGWGLIGTLGVLVLFYLFRGRIRIDGEKTGRTVTRFQFMERFAHWLMAGSFVVLGVTGLISLLGRKFLIPAFGHEAFATIAVSGKWIHNNISWAFMLGLVLAFVFWVVHNIPNKTDLKWLAVGGGIFKKGVHPPAKKFNAGQKVIFWSVILLGASISASGLSLLFPFEIPMFAKTFAILNDLGLPQLVGYGALPTDLAPHEEMQLAQSWHAIISFVLMAIILAHIYIGSVGMEGAFDAMGSGEVEEQWAREHHSLWLEELQEKDRAPTPGKASSPAE; encoded by the coding sequence ATGACCCGTCTTCTGTACACGCTTATCCTGTCTTTGCTGCTGGCGGCCCCCGTTGCCGCGCAAGAGGCAACGGACGTCCCGCAAACCGACCGCTCCGCCACGGGTGGGGCGACCACGCTGGAAGATATCCTTGCCCGTCAGCGCGGCGAGAAGGTCGATAACAGCTATCGCCACAACACGGCAGATGAAGCACCCGCACCGGAAACCTACGCGCCGGGTCTGGGGCCGCTTGGCGGCGCTTCGGATGCCGAAGTCTGGCGCGACCTGCGGTTCAACGAAGCCAATGTGAAGGTCTCTGCGGGAGGGGAAAAGGCCAAGGTCCTTGTTCAGGATGGCGGCATGGCCTGGCTTCAGTTCCGGCAAGGGCCGCTTACCACTTATGGCGGGTGGGGCCTGATTGGCACGCTTGGTGTGCTCGTGCTGTTCTATCTGTTTCGTGGGCGTATCCGGATCGACGGTGAGAAGACCGGACGCACCGTAACGCGGTTTCAATTCATGGAACGCTTTGCCCATTGGTTGATGGCTGGGTCATTTGTCGTTCTGGGGGTTACCGGTCTGATCTCGCTTCTGGGGCGCAAGTTCCTGATTCCGGCCTTCGGGCATGAGGCCTTTGCGACAATCGCGGTATCTGGAAAATGGATTCACAATAACATCTCCTGGGCCTTTATGTTGGGCCTGGTCCTCGCCTTCGTATTTTGGGTCGTGCACAACATTCCCAACAAGACTGACCTCAAATGGCTGGCTGTCGGCGGTGGTATCTTCAAGAAAGGCGTTCATCCACCTGCCAAGAAGTTCAATGCAGGGCAGAAGGTGATCTTCTGGTCAGTTATCCTTTTGGGGGCGTCAATCTCGGCATCGGGGCTGTCGCTTCTCTTTCCTTTTGAGATCCCGATGTTTGCCAAGACATTCGCGATCCTCAACGATCTGGGCCTGCCGCAATTGGTTGGCTACGGGGCTTTGCCAACCGATCTGGCGCCGCATGAGGAAATGCAACTGGCCCAATCCTGGCATGCGATCATCAGCTTTGTCCTGATGGCGATCATACTGGCACATATCTATATCGGTTCGGTCGGGATGGAAGGTGCGTTCGATGCCATGGGATCGGGTGAGGTTGAAGAGCAATGGGCGCGAGAGCACCATTCGCTGTGGCTGGAAGAGTTGCAGGAAAAAGACAGGGCCCCCACGCCCGGCAAGGCCTCAAGCCCTGCGGAATAA
- the speD gene encoding adenosylmethionine decarboxylase, whose translation MITNDHLPGCHLILDHYGGRFAQDAVRLEEVLRDAARQAGAQVIDARFHHFGKGGGVTGVLLLAESHISIHTWPELDYAAIDIFMCGAADARLAADHLSKLLEPDDVKLTEVARSAQRNQ comes from the coding sequence ATGATAACCAACGATCATCTGCCCGGATGCCACCTGATCCTTGATCATTACGGTGGGCGCTTCGCGCAAGACGCCGTGCGCCTCGAGGAAGTTTTGCGCGATGCGGCAAGACAGGCGGGCGCGCAGGTGATCGACGCCAGGTTTCATCATTTCGGCAAGGGGGGCGGGGTTACCGGTGTCTTGCTTTTGGCCGAGTCGCACATCTCGATCCATACATGGCCCGAGTTGGATTATGCGGCGATTGATATTTTCATGTGCGGGGCCGCAGACGCACGTCTTGCTGCTGACCATCTTTCAAAGCTGCTCGAACCTGATGACGTCAAGTTGACCGAAGTCGCACGTTCGGCTCAGCGGAACCAGTGA
- a CDS encoding polyamine aminopropyltransferase, with protein sequence MTQAAPATRRRELWLLAATFLVAVAGLIYELVAATLSSYLLGDSVRQFSLVIGLFLSSMGLGAWLSRYVDEALTGFIWAQIGLGVIGGFMAPLLFFAYAFLGHVGLLLYSMLGLVGILAGMEIPLIARVLESEGAHRFRFENVLTADYLGALIASVAFPIIVVPFLGLMSASLVFGCLNLGVAGFTLWLFRERLKRGVWLIWAIALVASLGALVQAERLVNVVDTNLYEDDIILNEATSYQQITVTRFRDRVRLFLDRSIQFDTLDEHRYHEALVHPALSLAPRKAKVLILGGGDGMAAREVLKHTEVETVTLVDLDPRVTELFRDHPKLARLNNHALSDPRVTIHNMDAWKFIENSDAIYDIIIADLPDPRTIRLSKLYTRAFYNLMAQRLSAQGAFVTQAGSPLFAGDAYWSVVETLEAVDNPAAVDGELSTLPYHVHIPSFGDWGFVLATPDALRQHSLVLSEGLKFLTQDVWQASQVFGVDVARRPVDVNTLQSHPLVGYYNSGWDHWFR encoded by the coding sequence ATGACACAAGCCGCCCCCGCCACACGGCGGCGGGAACTCTGGCTTTTGGCGGCGACCTTCCTGGTGGCGGTCGCGGGCCTGATCTATGAGTTGGTCGCCGCGACACTGTCGAGCTACCTGCTGGGCGACTCGGTACGCCAGTTTAGCCTTGTGATCGGGTTGTTCTTGTCCTCCATGGGTCTTGGTGCGTGGCTGTCGCGGTATGTGGATGAGGCCCTGACAGGGTTCATATGGGCTCAGATCGGGCTTGGCGTCATTGGCGGGTTCATGGCGCCGCTGCTTTTCTTTGCCTACGCGTTTCTGGGCCATGTGGGCCTTTTACTTTACAGTATGCTGGGGCTTGTGGGCATTCTGGCCGGTATGGAAATCCCGCTGATCGCGCGGGTTCTTGAGAGTGAAGGTGCGCATCGTTTCCGGTTCGAGAATGTCCTGACCGCCGACTACCTCGGGGCGCTGATCGCCTCGGTCGCCTTTCCGATTATCGTGGTGCCCTTCCTTGGGCTGATGTCGGCAAGCCTTGTATTCGGGTGCCTGAACCTCGGGGTGGCGGGTTTCACACTTTGGCTGTTTCGTGAACGGCTTAAACGCGGTGTATGGCTGATTTGGGCCATAGCGCTTGTGGCATCGCTAGGGGCGCTTGTTCAGGCCGAACGTCTGGTCAATGTCGTCGATACCAATCTTTACGAGGATGACATTATCCTCAATGAGGCCACTTCATACCAACAGATCACCGTGACCCGGTTTCGCGATCGCGTCCGCCTGTTTCTGGATCGGTCTATCCAGTTCGACACACTGGATGAGCACCGCTATCACGAAGCCTTGGTTCACCCCGCGCTGTCACTAGCCCCGCGCAAGGCGAAGGTTCTGATCCTGGGTGGCGGGGACGGCATGGCCGCACGCGAGGTGCTGAAGCATACAGAGGTCGAAACCGTCACGCTGGTTGACCTCGACCCAAGGGTAACCGAACTGTTTCGGGATCACCCCAAACTGGCACGGCTGAATAATCATGCCCTGAGCGACCCTCGCGTCACGATCCATAATATGGATGCCTGGAAGTTCATCGAAAACAGCGACGCGATCTACGACATCATCATCGCCGACCTGCCTGACCCACGTACGATCCGCCTGTCGAAACTCTATACCCGTGCCTTTTACAACCTGATGGCACAACGTCTGTCGGCGCAGGGGGCCTTCGTCACACAAGCGGGATCGCCCCTTTTTGCGGGAGATGCCTATTGGTCCGTGGTTGAAACATTGGAAGCCGTCGATAACCCTGCTGCGGTTGACGGTGAGCTATCAACCCTGCCCTATCACGTGCATATCCCCAGCTTCGGCGACTGGGGGTTCGTATTGGCGACACCCGACGCGCTTCGGCAGCATTCCCTTGTCTTATCCGAAGGGCTGAAGTTCCTGACGCAAGACGTCTGGCAGGCTTCCCAAGTATTTGGTGTGGACGTTGCGCGCCGTCCGGTCGATGTCAACACGCTGCAATCCCACCCCTTGGTAGGCTACTACAACTCCGGTTGGGATCACTGGTTCCGCTGA
- a CDS encoding DUF350 domain-containing protein — protein MDLFSAIALPEVVSTIVYTLLGVVLMWGCWKVIDLLTPFSIVKEIEDGHNMALAVLIGALFISLSIIIAAVILS, from the coding sequence ATGGATCTTTTTTCCGCCATAGCCCTGCCCGAGGTGGTGAGCACCATCGTTTACACCCTGTTGGGCGTCGTCTTGATGTGGGGATGCTGGAAGGTGATTGACCTGCTCACGCCCTTCTCGATCGTCAAGGAAATCGAGGACGGGCACAACATGGCCCTTGCCGTCCTGATCGGGGCTTTGTTCATTTCGCTGTCGATCATTATCGCGGCTGTCATCCTGTCATGA
- a CDS encoding sigma-54-dependent transcriptional regulator, which produces MTAPFKDSARGDSSEYGENLAVASILVIDDEPGMRNFLTKVLEPHCKRVEQAASCKQATEYLDHTHFDLVILDNIMPDITGLDWLAEQRRIGLFADAILITAYADLDTAIRALRAGVADFVLKPFRANQILNAVSRALDRKYLRRENDLLKHELSEIGQTARGRLLGNSPAIAKVRDMLERMAPLPTSVLFTGASGTGKEIAARTLHGMSDRAEKPFVAVNCAAIAPDRIADDLFGVIQSDRIRKDGLFLHADGGTLFLDEVAQLPEQVQASLLRVLEDCRIRPTGAERDIPLNLRFFFATNSDLEAEVAAGRFRADLYHRINVMNIEMPLLRERTEDIVELATLFMSEFSRVLGLPALDMNEEVLLKLSRYDWPGNVRELRNLIERSVILGQFPEEFAGAGTVTGAEAVETLELVEQRHILNVLDACDGNRAEAARRLGVSRKTVDRKCAAWGV; this is translated from the coding sequence ATGACCGCACCCTTCAAGGATAGCGCGCGCGGCGATAGTAGCGAATACGGTGAAAATCTGGCCGTTGCTTCGATCTTGGTGATCGATGACGAACCGGGAATGCGCAATTTCCTGACCAAAGTGTTGGAGCCGCACTGCAAACGGGTCGAGCAGGCGGCCTCTTGTAAACAGGCGACCGAGTATCTCGACCATACGCATTTTGACCTGGTCATTCTTGATAATATCATGCCCGATATAACGGGTCTGGATTGGCTGGCTGAACAGCGACGCATCGGCCTTTTCGCGGATGCAATCCTGATAACGGCCTATGCCGATCTTGATACAGCCATTCGCGCATTGCGCGCAGGTGTGGCGGATTTCGTGCTGAAGCCATTTCGCGCCAACCAAATCCTCAATGCGGTGTCACGTGCCCTTGATCGCAAGTATCTTCGTCGCGAAAACGACCTGCTCAAACATGAACTGTCAGAGATCGGCCAGACGGCGCGGGGGCGCTTACTGGGCAATTCTCCGGCCATTGCCAAGGTGCGTGATATGCTGGAACGCATGGCCCCATTGCCGACCTCGGTCTTGTTCACCGGGGCCAGTGGGACGGGCAAGGAAATCGCCGCACGCACCCTGCATGGAATGTCCGACCGGGCGGAAAAACCCTTTGTTGCGGTGAATTGCGCGGCAATTGCACCTGATCGCATTGCCGATGATTTGTTTGGGGTGATTCAGTCAGACAGGATTCGCAAGGATGGTCTGTTTCTGCACGCTGATGGCGGAACGCTCTTCCTGGATGAGGTGGCGCAATTGCCGGAACAGGTTCAAGCCAGCCTGCTTCGTGTTCTGGAGGATTGCCGCATCCGTCCAACCGGGGCCGAGCGGGACATACCCCTGAATTTGCGGTTTTTCTTTGCCACAAACTCGGATTTGGAAGCCGAAGTGGCGGCGGGGCGGTTTCGGGCAGATCTTTATCATCGAATAAACGTGATGAATATCGAGATGCCCCTTTTGCGCGAACGCACCGAGGACATCGTCGAACTTGCGACCCTGTTCATGAGCGAATTTTCCCGCGTTCTTGGCCTCCCTGCGCTCGACATGAACGAAGAGGTTCTCCTGAAGCTGAGCCGCTACGACTGGCCCGGAAACGTGCGGGAGTTGCGTAACCTGATCGAACGCTCCGTCATTCTTGGACAGTTTCCCGAGGAGTTCGCGGGTGCAGGTACCGTCACCGGAGCCGAGGCGGTCGAAACGCTCGAACTGGTGGAACAAAGACACATCCTGAATGTGTTGGACGCCTGTGACGGCAACCGCGCAGAAGCAGCCCGCAGGCTTGGGGTGTCACGTAAGACGGTTGATCGGAAATGTGCGGCTTGGGGCGTGTGA
- a CDS encoding DUF4178 domain-containing protein — protein MTRLDGPSAINCPSCGAGLDILGGGRVVVQICSYCGTELDALNDYRALRKFTEMERPETPFSIGMQGIIDGVEYTIIGTLGMMERWRGMTWRWVDHQLYSPTHGYAWLTFENDHLIFTRRFRRPLNPSWMSTRWVETAEAPPVVFDGRERYKYYETVTSEITFAEGEFTWVPNIGDKATTVTAMSHKHMLGFSDTGREREVERSKYLPQDETFTSFGVVPEYMPGKVHPLQPYKAGKNDAFLRNSALVFCVLALVGMIFVKGTERRHVVLPPRTFQITELPQEVSFEITDTEKLSALSFQTDVDNSWAWLEVALYGPDGAPLFDAGREVGYYHGRDADGRWTEGSRRTTLLFRAEEAGQHTAEISVPEKGTWYGSAQEISRLSVSADQGRSSILWLGLCALLFGLFFVWRGAKPALHKRARWRGSDWTDED, from the coding sequence ATGACCCGTCTGGACGGCCCGAGTGCGATCAACTGCCCCTCCTGTGGCGCGGGTCTGGACATCTTGGGCGGCGGGCGTGTCGTTGTGCAGATTTGCAGTTATTGCGGCACGGAACTGGATGCACTGAACGACTATCGCGCCCTTCGGAAATTCACCGAGATGGAGCGCCCTGAAACCCCGTTTTCCATCGGCATGCAAGGTATCATCGACGGAGTGGAGTACACCATCATCGGGACGCTGGGGATGATGGAACGCTGGCGCGGCATGACCTGGCGATGGGTGGATCATCAGCTTTATTCACCGACGCATGGTTATGCCTGGCTTACCTTCGAGAACGACCACCTGATCTTTACGCGCCGGTTCCGCCGCCCGCTGAACCCGTCGTGGATGTCGACCCGTTGGGTCGAAACCGCCGAGGCACCCCCCGTGGTTTTCGACGGGCGTGAGCGGTATAAATACTATGAAACCGTCACATCCGAAATCACCTTCGCGGAGGGCGAATTCACATGGGTCCCGAACATCGGGGACAAGGCGACAACGGTCACGGCCATGTCGCACAAGCATATGCTGGGGTTCAGCGACACGGGCCGGGAACGCGAGGTCGAACGGTCAAAGTACCTGCCACAGGATGAGACATTCACCTCCTTCGGCGTCGTGCCCGAGTATATGCCCGGCAAGGTACATCCATTGCAGCCCTACAAAGCCGGGAAGAATGATGCATTCCTGCGCAATTCGGCCCTCGTCTTTTGTGTATTGGCCTTGGTCGGAATGATCTTTGTGAAAGGCACCGAAAGACGACATGTCGTCCTGCCGCCTCGGACCTTCCAGATCACGGAGCTGCCCCAGGAGGTCAGCTTTGAGATCACCGATACCGAGAAACTCTCTGCCCTCAGTTTCCAAACTGATGTCGACAACAGTTGGGCTTGGCTTGAGGTTGCCCTCTATGGCCCGGATGGTGCCCCCCTGTTCGACGCTGGGCGCGAGGTGGGGTATTACCATGGGCGCGACGCGGATGGTCGTTGGACCGAAGGATCGCGGCGTACGACACTTCTCTTCCGCGCCGAAGAAGCGGGCCAACATACGGCCGAGATTTCCGTGCCGGAAAAGGGCACTTGGTATGGCAGCGCACAAGAGATTTCCCGCCTCAGCGTTTCTGCGGATCAGGGGCGTTCCAGCATTCTCTGGCTTGGCCTTTGTGCCCTTCTTTTCGGATTGTTTTTTGTCTGGCGGGGGGCCAAACCCGCCTTGCACAAAAGGGCCCGTTGGCGCGGGTCCGACTGGACCGATGAGGATTGA